Proteins co-encoded in one Thermocladium sp. ECH_B genomic window:
- a CDS encoding chorismate-binding protein, with product MPVNLQDYQKKEYDVECDGRITKLKPIKVWTLAPKGRKGVVIGLFKCPNGKTIRKSIGKIEP from the coding sequence ATGCCGGTCAACCTACAAGACTATCAGAAAAAGGAATACGATGTGGAGTGTGATGGACGCATCACTAAACTAAAGCCAATAAAGGTATGGACGCTGGCGCCCAAGGGCAGGAAAGGCGTCGTGATAGGGCTATTCAAGTGCCCGAACGGCAAGACCATCAGGAAATCCATCGGAAAGATAGAGCCATAG
- a CDS encoding diaminopimelate aminotransferase (catalyzes the transamination of diaminopimelate with 2-oxoglutarate to produce tetrahydrodipicolinate and glutamate): protein MDKDRLREDVIRIMREMIPIKALAPENGGEGELDRAIFLQEYIKPFFDEVRRIDAPDPRAKGGIRPNIIARAKGRTQGEKTLWVIAHMDTVPEGDPALWRYPPFQATVEGNRIYGRGVEDDGQGIVEGILLAESARDEGLSGVGLILASDEEVGSKYGIQHILKVEPNLIKPSDLVIVPDAGSPDGSKIEVAEKGILWLRVSVEGRQTHASTPGKGLNAARLGMRLALEIDQFLHERYNAVDPTFDPPTSTFEPTRREKNVDNVNTIPGTDVSYFDCRILPTYRVNDVLEDVKRLAESFCSIYGCKARVDVVNREDPSQPTSPNSPVVSMLANALRETRGIIATPIGIGGGTYAKYLRELGIPTAVWMTIDETAHSPNEYMVIDNAVKDVETLLAVLRGIQTDS, encoded by the coding sequence ATGGATAAAGATAGGTTGCGGGAAGATGTGATCAGAATAATGAGGGAAATGATACCCATTAAGGCCTTAGCGCCGGAAAACGGGGGCGAGGGGGAATTGGATAGAGCGATCTTCTTGCAGGAATATATAAAGCCGTTCTTTGATGAGGTAAGGAGAATAGATGCACCGGATCCAAGGGCTAAGGGAGGAATTAGGCCCAACATAATTGCCAGAGCCAAGGGGCGAACCCAGGGCGAGAAAACCCTCTGGGTGATTGCTCACATGGATACGGTGCCGGAGGGGGATCCCGCGCTATGGAGGTACCCTCCATTCCAGGCAACTGTGGAGGGGAACAGGATATATGGGAGGGGGGTTGAGGATGATGGACAAGGAATAGTGGAGGGAATACTCTTGGCTGAGTCGGCCAGGGATGAGGGATTGAGTGGGGTTGGCCTAATATTGGCAAGCGATGAGGAGGTTGGATCTAAGTACGGCATTCAACACATCCTTAAAGTGGAGCCCAACCTAATAAAGCCCAGCGACCTAGTTATAGTGCCTGACGCCGGTAGTCCTGATGGATCTAAGATAGAGGTGGCGGAGAAGGGAATACTATGGCTGCGCGTGAGCGTGGAGGGAAGGCAGACGCATGCTAGTACGCCGGGCAAGGGATTGAACGCGGCGAGGCTAGGCATGAGGCTGGCCTTGGAAATAGATCAATTCCTACATGAACGATACAACGCGGTTGATCCCACATTTGACCCACCCACATCAACATTTGAACCAACTAGGAGGGAGAAGAATGTGGACAACGTTAACACTATACCGGGCACCGATGTTTCCTACTTCGATTGCAGGATACTTCCAACCTATAGGGTGAATGATGTTCTGGAAGACGTCAAGAGGTTGGCCGAATCATTCTGCTCAATTTACGGCTGCAAGGCCAGGGTCGATGTGGTTAATAGGGAGGACCCAAGCCAACCAACTTCCCCGAATTCCCCCGTTGTATCAATGCTGGCCAATGCATTACGGGAAACGAGGGGAATAATTGCCACGCCCATAGGCATTGGAGGAGGGACTTATGCCAAGTACTTGAGGGAACTAGGCATACCGACCGCGGTCTGGATGACCATTGATGAGACCGCGCATTCCCCTAATGAATACATGGTGATAGATAATGCGGTTAAAGATGTTGAGACCCTCCTAGCAGTGCTTAGAGGGATCCAGACAGATTCATAG
- a CDS encoding ArsR family transcriptional regulator, with protein MEKKGLEELASIMDGLGHPLRLRIIAILAMNGPLYLSDIAKRLGVSRALAKVHLVKLQKAGLVKSRVQLVEGEAKALRYYELVDFNLTINPRIIMDLVGGEDEQ; from the coding sequence ATGGAAAAGAAGGGGTTGGAGGAGTTGGCCTCCATAATGGATGGCCTAGGCCATCCGTTAAGGCTGAGGATAATAGCTATACTGGCAATGAATGGTCCGCTCTATCTATCGGATATAGCGAAGAGATTGGGAGTGAGCCGGGCCCTGGCGAAGGTTCACTTAGTGAAACTGCAGAAAGCCGGTCTCGTAAAGAGCAGGGTTCAATTAGTGGAGGGGGAAGCGAAGGCATTGAGGTACTACGAGTTAGTGGACTTCAACTTAACGATAAATCCACGCATTATAATGGACTTGGTGGGTGGTGAAGATGAACAATAG
- a CDS encoding DNA topoisomerase VI, whose translation MQSSNSRAKPRSEVLKIMEGLAQELYAQIERGEEPVLEIPSRTLSNTVWDEKRRIVVLGPEKLKRRLLDMKESKRFMQTILMLKLIVSSIREGVYPTIRDLYYNGKHTITFRVPNAGTIRENTWDDQAESNAAIEDLEVGLNVLREEMGLSADVKGKVVGPIIVRSKGFEIDATRMGDTALGLPPNPDELDIVKIEASYVLVVEKDAIFQRLNREGFWNKENAILITARGMPDRATRKFVRRLNEDYKLPIYVLTDSDPYGYYIYSVYKSGSIKLSYESERLATPNAKFIGVTTSDIINYKISSDYVIAANDRDIKRAEELIRYPWFRSEAWKKEINLFLKMKKKVEIEALSTHGLRFLHDYLLEKIHGGKWIE comes from the coding sequence ATGCAGAGCAGCAACAGCAGGGCGAAGCCTAGATCCGAGGTCCTCAAGATAATGGAGGGCCTCGCACAAGAGCTCTATGCCCAGATAGAGAGAGGCGAGGAACCCGTCCTGGAAATACCGTCAAGAACCCTGAGCAATACGGTGTGGGATGAAAAGAGGCGGATCGTTGTCTTGGGGCCGGAGAAGTTGAAGCGGCGATTACTGGATATGAAGGAGTCCAAGAGATTCATGCAGACCATTTTGATGCTCAAGTTAATAGTATCATCCATACGGGAAGGGGTTTACCCCACTATAAGGGATCTATACTATAATGGAAAGCACACAATAACCTTCAGGGTACCCAACGCGGGTACAATTAGGGAGAATACGTGGGATGATCAAGCCGAGTCTAATGCGGCGATAGAGGACTTGGAGGTTGGGTTAAACGTGCTTAGGGAGGAGATGGGCCTCTCCGCCGATGTCAAGGGCAAGGTGGTCGGCCCAATAATTGTTAGATCCAAGGGATTTGAGATAGATGCCACGAGGATGGGGGACACGGCGCTGGGTCTTCCCCCTAATCCCGATGAGCTTGATATAGTTAAGATAGAGGCATCATATGTCCTGGTGGTGGAGAAGGATGCAATATTTCAGAGGCTTAATAGGGAGGGCTTCTGGAATAAGGAGAACGCCATATTGATAACTGCTAGGGGAATGCCGGATAGGGCCACTAGGAAATTCGTGAGGAGATTGAATGAGGATTATAAATTGCCCATCTACGTGTTGACCGATAGTGATCCGTATGGTTACTATATTTACTCCGTGTATAAATCGGGCTCCATAAAGCTCAGCTATGAGTCGGAGAGACTGGCCACGCCTAATGCTAAATTCATCGGCGTAACTACTTCAGATATAATTAATTACAAGATATCCAGTGATTACGTCATTGCCGCTAATGATAGGGACATAAAGAGGGCTGAGGAGTTAATACGGTACCCATGGTTCCGGTCGGAGGCATGGAAGAAAGAAATAAATCTATTCCTGAAGATGAAGAAGAAGGTCGAGATAGAGGCCCTCTCAACGCATGGCTTAAGATTCCTGCATGATTACCTGCTTGAGAAGATACATGGGGGAAAATGGATAGAGTAA
- a CDS encoding DNA topoisomerase VI (relaxes both positive and negative superturns and exhibits a strong decatenase activity; the B subunit binds ATP), whose amino-acid sequence MATDVKFESLSPSEWFRRNKELAGFANPSRALYQAVRELIENALDATETFGIHPFIKAYMKYAERENWLSIYVEDNGIGIPKDEIPNVFGRVFYSSKYKVKQHRGIFGLGAKMVILYAQSTTNKPITVISAPLGSDKVYRFDIMIDTLHNDPLIKHQEEWDNKYKWHGTAVHVVMEGDWLKAKHRVEEYIKRVAMVAPYAEIHVKEPDGGVINIERVTLTLPTPPKEGLPHPKSIDIEVVKQLISRNGDSPLAEFLVDNFDGVGDETAINFLKSIGIDSSKSVKELSMDEVTHLVTKMREFNEWRRPRADWLSPVGAELLEQGIKKILEPEAVFATTRKPSSYSGNPFIVEAAIAWGGKIEPSDRPVIYRFANKVPLLYDEGNDVVRHVVDEVDWNLYKVKFPAPLVVVVHICSTKIPYASAGKEAIADVPEIESEVRLAIREVARRLRVYLSRKEKEKEAMVRYAMFTMFSREVASSIASIIGLREDQVLNKLKKIISRKIKYLEAIEEVEDNAEQQQQGEA is encoded by the coding sequence ATGGCTACAGACGTCAAGTTTGAATCATTATCTCCATCGGAGTGGTTTAGGCGCAACAAGGAGTTGGCAGGCTTTGCGAACCCGTCTAGGGCGCTTTATCAAGCGGTTAGGGAGTTAATAGAGAATGCCTTGGATGCCACGGAGACGTTCGGCATCCATCCATTCATAAAGGCCTACATGAAGTATGCGGAGCGAGAGAATTGGCTCTCCATTTATGTGGAGGATAATGGCATAGGAATACCCAAGGATGAGATTCCAAATGTATTTGGCCGAGTCTTCTATAGCTCCAAGTATAAGGTGAAGCAGCATAGGGGCATCTTTGGTCTAGGCGCTAAAATGGTCATATTATATGCCCAATCCACCACGAATAAACCAATAACAGTGATCAGCGCGCCCCTGGGCTCTGACAAGGTATATAGATTCGATATAATGATAGACACGCTGCATAATGACCCCCTCATAAAGCACCAGGAGGAGTGGGATAACAAGTATAAGTGGCATGGTACCGCGGTTCATGTGGTGATGGAGGGCGATTGGCTTAAGGCGAAGCATAGGGTGGAGGAGTACATTAAGAGGGTCGCCATGGTTGCCCCCTACGCCGAGATACATGTGAAAGAGCCCGACGGCGGTGTGATCAACATAGAACGCGTCACATTAACTCTACCCACGCCACCCAAGGAGGGATTGCCTCACCCCAAGAGCATCGATATAGAGGTGGTTAAGCAATTGATATCTAGAAACGGCGACTCCCCCCTGGCCGAGTTCCTGGTGGATAACTTTGATGGTGTTGGGGACGAGACTGCGATCAACTTCCTGAAATCGATTGGAATAGATTCCTCTAAGAGCGTGAAGGAGCTAAGCATGGATGAAGTAACTCACTTGGTCACCAAGATGAGGGAATTCAATGAGTGGAGGAGACCAAGGGCGGATTGGTTAAGCCCAGTTGGCGCGGAGTTATTGGAGCAAGGCATTAAGAAGATTTTGGAGCCGGAAGCGGTCTTCGCCACAACTAGGAAGCCCTCCTCATACTCGGGCAACCCATTCATAGTTGAGGCAGCCATTGCGTGGGGAGGAAAAATAGAGCCCAGCGATAGGCCCGTAATATATAGGTTCGCCAATAAGGTTCCCTTGCTATATGATGAGGGAAATGATGTCGTGCGCCACGTCGTGGATGAAGTGGATTGGAACCTGTATAAGGTTAAGTTCCCAGCGCCCCTCGTGGTTGTGGTTCATATTTGCTCCACTAAGATACCCTACGCCAGTGCCGGGAAGGAAGCCATAGCTGACGTGCCGGAGATAGAGAGCGAGGTGCGGCTGGCCATTAGGGAAGTCGCTAGGAGGCTCAGGGTATATTTATCCAGGAAGGAGAAGGAGAAGGAGGCAATGGTGCGTTACGCCATGTTCACCATGTTCTCAAGGGAAGTGGCATCCTCAATAGCGTCTATAATTGGATTAAGGGAGGATCAAGTGCTTAATAAATTGAAGAAAATAATCTCAAGAAAGATTAAATACCTAGAGGCCATTGAGGAGGTGGAAGATAATGCAGAGCAGCAACAGCAGGGCGAAGCCTAG
- a CDS encoding enolase, which translates to MDDAIIRKAFTGRGDPTVEVELILESGAIGTAIAPAGASKGKHEAQFLPTEGIDAAIDVYRRWVATELIGMNALSQGDIDSRLEEIDGTPNFSRIGGASAFATSLATAVASSNYLDIPLYRYLGGSFATAFPYPVSNVIGGGKHSRDLGPDFQEFLVIPYGAPDIYTAISTNLEIHREVGKELIKEDPTFAGGKNDEGAWTAKISTTKALDILSGIVKKKMGEKGFPIGIGIDAAPSGMWNGEKYVYRSEGKERTAREHIDLIKQLIEKYGIVYFEDPVHEEDFEGFAELRATLGDKCLIVGDDIFVTNSSRLRKGIERKAGNGIIIKVDQVGTLSRANETVKLAKENGYTIIVSHRSGDTEKELLAHIALGFQAPFIKTGIVGGERMAKLNELIRVWDLEGRAAHMANPPIH; encoded by the coding sequence ATAGATGATGCAATAATTAGGAAAGCCTTCACCGGCAGGGGTGATCCCACGGTTGAGGTGGAATTAATCCTAGAAAGCGGGGCAATTGGAACAGCCATTGCGCCGGCCGGCGCATCCAAGGGAAAACATGAAGCCCAATTTCTACCAACGGAGGGCATAGATGCCGCAATAGACGTGTATAGGAGGTGGGTGGCCACCGAATTAATAGGCATGAATGCATTAAGCCAGGGAGACATAGATTCAAGGCTAGAGGAAATAGATGGAACCCCAAACTTCAGCAGGATAGGGGGAGCATCGGCATTCGCTACGTCATTAGCGACGGCCGTGGCATCCTCGAACTACTTGGATATCCCCCTCTATAGATACTTGGGCGGGTCCTTTGCCACCGCCTTCCCATACCCGGTCAGTAACGTGATTGGGGGAGGAAAGCACTCAAGGGACCTGGGACCCGATTTCCAAGAGTTCCTCGTGATACCATATGGTGCGCCGGACATCTATACAGCCATTAGCACTAACTTGGAGATACATAGGGAGGTAGGCAAGGAACTAATAAAGGAGGACCCAACATTTGCTGGAGGCAAGAATGATGAGGGGGCGTGGACGGCTAAGATATCCACGACAAAGGCATTGGATATATTATCGGGGATAGTGAAGAAAAAAATGGGCGAGAAGGGATTCCCAATAGGCATAGGCATTGATGCCGCACCATCTGGCATGTGGAACGGAGAAAAATACGTTTATAGGAGCGAAGGCAAGGAGAGAACCGCGAGGGAGCACATAGATCTCATAAAGCAACTAATAGAGAAATACGGAATAGTTTACTTTGAGGACCCAGTGCATGAGGAGGATTTTGAGGGATTCGCCGAATTAAGGGCAACCCTCGGCGATAAGTGCCTAATAGTCGGGGATGACATATTCGTAACCAATTCATCCAGGCTAAGGAAAGGAATAGAGAGAAAAGCGGGGAACGGCATAATAATAAAGGTAGATCAAGTAGGAACACTAAGCAGAGCCAATGAGACTGTTAAGTTAGCCAAGGAAAACGGGTATACGATTATAGTGTCGCATAGATCAGGGGACACTGAGAAGGAATTGCTGGCCCACATAGCGCTGGGATTCCAGGCCCCATTCATAAAGACGGGGATAGTGGGCGGGGAACGAATGGCCAAACTAAATGAATTAATACGGGTTTGGGACCTAGAGGGGCGGGCCGCCCACATGGCGAATCCACCAATCCACTAG